The following proteins come from a genomic window of Acanthopagrus latus isolate v.2019 chromosome 5, fAcaLat1.1, whole genome shotgun sequence:
- the aplnra gene encoding apelin receptor A, translating to MEATTGEYVDNYDYYDDNETDCDFSEWEPSYSLIPVLYMLIFILGLSGNGVVIFTVWRSKSKRRAADVYIGNLALADLTFVVTLPLWAVYTALGYHWPFGVALCKISSYVVLVNMYASVFCLTCLSFDRYLAIVHSLSSSRLRSRGTMLASLGAIWFLSGLLAIPTLLFRTTVNDQNSNRTTCAMDFSLVTRNRRHEYLWIAGLSLSSSALGFLLPFLAMTIFYCFIGCTVTRHFNNLRKEDQKKKRLLKIITTLVVVFAICWTPFHVLKSMDALSYLNLAPSSCGFLRFLLLAHPYATCLAYVNSCLNPFLYAFFDLRFRSQCLCLLNLKKAMHGQMSSMSSTLSAQTQKSEVQSLATKV from the coding sequence ATGGAGGCCACCACGGGGGAATATGTTGACAACTATGACTATTATGATGACAATGAGACTGACTGTGACTTCTCAGAGTGGGAGCCCTCCTACTCCCTCATCCCGGTGCTCTACATGCTCATCTTCATCCTGGGCCTGTCAGGGAACGGCGTGGTCATCTTCACCGTCTGGAGGTCCAAATCGAAACGCCGGGCCGCGGATGTCTACATAGGGAACCTGGCTCTTGCTGACCTCACCTTTGTTGTGACCCTACCTCTGTGGGCCGTGTACACAGCGCTGGGCTACCACTGGCCCTTCGGTGTGGCTCTGTGCAAGATTAGCAGCTATGTTGTTCTGGTCAACATGTACGCCAGTGTTTTCTGCCTCACCTGCCTCAGCTTTGACCGCTACCTGGCCATCGTTCACTCTCTGTCCAGCAGCAGGCTGCGCTCCAGGGGCACCATGCTGGCCTCCCTGGGTGCCATTTGGTTCCTCTCCGGCCTGCTGGCTATTCCCACGCTGCTCTTCCGCACTACAGTGAACGACCAAAACAGCAACAGGACCACGTGCGCCATGGACTTCAGCCTGGTGACGAGGAACAGGAGGCATGAGTACCTCTGGATCGCGGGgctcagcctctcctcctctgctttgggcttcctccttcctttcctggCCATGACCATCTTCTACTGCTTCATCGGCTGCACCGTCACGCGCCACTTCAACAACCTGCGCAAGGAGGACCAGAAGAAAAAGCGTCTGCTGAAGATCATCACCacactggtggtggtgtttgCCATCTGCTGGACGCCCTTCCACGTCCTTAAGAGCATGGACGCCCTCTCCTACCTGAACCTGGCGCCGAGCTCCTGCGGCTTCCTGCGCTTCCTGCTGCTGGCTCACCCTTACGCCACCTGCCTGGCCTACGTCAACAGCTGCCTCAACCCATTTTTGTACGCCTTCTTCGACCTGCGCTTTCGCTCCCAGTGTCTGTGCCTGCTCAACCTGAAGAAGGCTATGCACGGCCAGATGAGCTCCATGTCGTCCACGCTCAGCGCCCAGACTCAGAAGTCAGAGGTTCAGTCTCTGGCCACCAAGGTGTAA
- the hpdb gene encoding 4-hydroxyphenylpyruvate dioxygenase, producing MTTYTDKGQKHEQGRFLCFDHLTFWVGNAKQAASYYCNKLGFEPLAYQGLETGIRDVVSHAVRQGKIIYVFSSALNPGNKEMGEHLVKHGDGVKDIAFTVQDCDFLVQKARERGAVIVKEPYTLEDKFGKVRLAVLQTYGDTTHTFVERSGYSGLFLPGFHPPLFKDPLLAKLPSGKLNFIDHVVGNQPDDEMVPVVDWYQRNLLFHRFWSVDDKQLQTEFSALRSIVVANYEETVKMPINEPAMGKRKSQIQEYVEYYGGPGVQHIAMNTSDIISAIRNLKERGMEFMSVPDTYYNQLRENLKHSKVKISEDLDVLQELKILVDHDDNGYLLQIFTKPVQDRPTVFLEVIQRHNHQGFGAGNFKSLFEAIEADQHARGNLTILTPNGVSKDM from the exons ATG acAACATACACAGACAAAGGTCAAAAG CACGAGCAGGGCAGGTTCCTCTGCTTTGATCACTTGACATTCTGGGTTGGAAATGCAAAACAG GCTGCATCATATTACTGTAACAAGCTGGGATTTGAGCCTTTGGCCTATCAGGGTTTGGAGACAGGCATCAGAGATGTCGTGTCCCATGCTGTCAGGCAAGGAAAG atcatttatgtgttttcatCCGCCCTCAACCCTGGAAACAAAG AGATGGGAGAACATTTAGTCAAACATGGTGATGGAGTGAAGGACATCGCATTTACTGTGCAGGACTGTGACTTCCTCGTGCAG AAAGCCAGGGAGCGGGGTGCAGTTATTGTAAAGGAGCCCTACACCCTGGAGGACAAGTTTGGTAAAGTCAGGCTGGCTGTGCTTCAAACG TATGgtgacaccacacacacgtTTGTGGAGAGGTCAGGTTACAGCGGGTTGTTCCTGCCAGGCTTCCATCCCCCTCTGTTCAAGGACCCTTTATTAGCCAAACT ACCAAGTGGAAAACTCAACTTCATTGATCATGTTGTTGGAAACCAACCGGATGATGAGATGGTTCCAGTGGTGGACTG GTATCAAAGAAACCTTCTCTTTCACCGCTTCTGGTCAGTGGATGacaagcagctgcagacagagtTCAGCGCCCTGCGCTCCATCGTTGTGGCAAACTACGAGGAGACGGTGAAGATGCCCATCAACGAGCCTGCCATGGGCAAGAGAAAGTCTCAGATCCag GAGTATGTGGAATACTATGGAGGTCCAGGAGTGCAGCATATAGCCATGAACACATCAGATATCATCAGCGCA ATTCGTAACCTGAAGGAGCGTGGGATGGAGTTTATGTCTGTGCCGGACACCTACTACAACCAGCTGAGGGAGAATTTGAAACACTCAAAGGTCAAAATCTCAGAGGACCTGGATGTCCTGCAG GAGCTGAAGATCTTGGTGGACCACGACGACAATGGCTATTTACTTCAGATCTTCACCAAGCCAGTTCAGGATCGCCCCACTGTGTTCTTGGAGGTCATTCAGAGACATAACCACCAG ggCTTCGGTGCAGGGAACTTCAAGTCTCTTTTTGAAGCCATTGAGGCAGACCAGCATGCAAGAGGGAATCTGACTATCCTGACACCAAATGGAGTGTCAAAGGACATGTGA